Proteins encoded in a region of the Nocardia asteroides genome:
- a CDS encoding response regulator transcription factor translates to MAGQRILVVDDEVRVLASLRRGLELSDFEVVTAADGAAALSMVRATSPDAMVLDVNMPELDGVGVVTALRAMGNDIPICVLSARTAVSDRIACLERGADDYLTKPFDLGELVARLHALLRRRQKPVRRPDEVRTVGQVRIEPAGHRVLAAGRPVDLTKREFEVLALLAEHTGIVLGREQILSAVWGYDFPTDTNVVDVFVSYLRRKLEADGVPRVIHTVRGVGFVLREEP, encoded by the coding sequence ATGGCCGGACAACGAATCTTGGTCGTGGACGACGAGGTTCGCGTCCTCGCGTCGCTGCGGCGGGGACTGGAGCTCTCCGATTTCGAGGTCGTCACCGCGGCCGACGGCGCGGCGGCGCTGAGCATGGTCCGCGCCACGTCGCCCGACGCGATGGTGCTCGACGTCAACATGCCCGAACTCGACGGCGTCGGCGTGGTCACCGCCCTGCGCGCGATGGGCAACGACATCCCGATCTGTGTGCTCAGCGCGCGCACCGCGGTCAGCGACCGGATCGCCTGCCTGGAGCGCGGGGCCGACGACTACCTGACCAAGCCGTTCGATCTCGGCGAGCTGGTCGCCCGGTTGCACGCGCTGCTGCGCCGCAGGCAGAAACCGGTGCGACGGCCGGACGAGGTCCGCACGGTCGGGCAGGTGCGGATCGAACCCGCCGGGCATCGGGTGCTGGCCGCGGGCAGGCCGGTGGACCTCACGAAGCGAGAATTCGAGGTGCTCGCCCTGCTCGCCGAGCACACCGGCATCGTGCTCGGCCGCGAGCAGATCCTGTCCGCCGTGTGGGGATACGACTTTCCCACCGACACCAACGTCGTCGACGTGTTCGTCTCCTATCTGCGTCGCAAGCTGGAGGCGGACGGCGTGCCCCGGGTGATCCACACCGTACGCGGCGTCGGCTTCGTCCTGCGGGAGGAACCATGA
- the lepA gene encoding translation elongation factor 4, translated as MRSGVPASFADTTFTDPARIRNFCIIAHIDHGKSTLADRMLQLTGVVEERQMRAQYLDRMDIERERGITIKAQNVRLPWTPRTGEHTGTDFVLHLIDTPGHVDFTYEVSRALEACEGAILLVDAAQGIEAQTLANLYLALDKDLTVIPVLNKIDLPAADPERYAAELAHIVGCEPSDVLRVSGKTGEGVADLLDQVIAQVPPPVGDADAPARAMIFDSVYDTYRGVVTYVRVVDGKLTPREKIKMMSTGATHELLEIGIVSPEPKPTRGLGVGEVGYLITGVKDVRQSKVGDTVTGARGGASEPLTGYREPRPMVYSGLYPVDGSDYPDLRDALEKLQLNDAALTYTPETSVALGFGFRCGFLGLLHMEITRERLQREFDLDLISTAPNVVYRVEMEDGAEHVVTNPSYWPEGKVRKVYEPVVKCTIISPSEFIGSIMELCQSRRGELGGMDYLSETRVELRYTMPMAEIIFDFFDSLKSRTRGYASLDYEESGEQESQLVKVDILLQGEAVDAFSAIVHRDAAQAYGHKMTTKLRELIPRQQFEVPIQAAIGSKIIARENIRAIRKDVLAKCYGGDISRKRKLLEKQKEGKKRMKTIGRVEVPQEAFVAALSSDAASDKPKDKK; from the coding sequence ATGAGGAGTGGAGTGCCCGCCAGCTTCGCCGACACGACGTTCACCGATCCCGCCCGGATCCGGAACTTCTGCATCATCGCGCACATCGACCACGGCAAGTCGACGCTGGCCGACCGGATGCTGCAACTGACCGGTGTGGTCGAGGAGCGGCAGATGCGTGCGCAGTATCTGGACCGGATGGATATCGAGCGCGAACGCGGCATCACCATCAAGGCCCAGAACGTGCGGCTGCCCTGGACGCCTCGGACGGGGGAGCACACGGGCACCGATTTCGTGCTGCACCTCATCGACACACCCGGCCACGTGGACTTCACCTACGAGGTGTCGCGCGCCTTGGAGGCGTGTGAGGGCGCGATCCTGCTGGTCGACGCCGCGCAGGGCATCGAGGCGCAGACGCTGGCCAACCTGTACCTGGCGCTGGACAAGGATCTGACGGTCATCCCGGTGCTGAACAAGATCGACCTGCCCGCCGCGGACCCGGAGCGCTATGCCGCCGAACTGGCGCACATCGTCGGCTGTGAGCCCTCGGACGTGCTGCGCGTGTCCGGCAAGACCGGCGAGGGCGTGGCCGATCTGCTCGACCAGGTGATCGCCCAGGTGCCGCCGCCGGTGGGCGACGCCGACGCGCCCGCCCGCGCGATGATCTTCGACTCGGTCTACGACACCTACCGCGGCGTGGTCACCTATGTCCGTGTGGTGGACGGCAAGCTGACCCCGCGCGAGAAGATCAAGATGATGTCCACCGGCGCCACGCACGAGTTGCTGGAGATCGGCATCGTGTCGCCGGAGCCCAAACCGACTCGGGGCCTCGGGGTGGGCGAGGTCGGCTACCTGATCACGGGCGTGAAGGACGTGCGTCAGTCCAAGGTCGGTGACACGGTGACCGGTGCGCGCGGCGGCGCGAGCGAACCGCTCACCGGATATCGGGAGCCCCGTCCGATGGTGTACTCCGGCCTCTATCCGGTGGACGGCTCGGACTATCCGGACCTGCGCGACGCGTTGGAGAAGTTGCAGCTCAACGACGCGGCCCTGACCTACACGCCGGAGACCTCGGTGGCGCTGGGATTCGGTTTCCGCTGCGGGTTCCTCGGCCTGCTGCACATGGAGATCACGCGCGAGCGCCTCCAGCGCGAGTTCGACCTGGACCTGATCTCGACCGCGCCGAACGTGGTGTACCGGGTGGAGATGGAGGACGGCGCCGAGCATGTCGTCACCAACCCCTCGTACTGGCCGGAGGGCAAGGTTCGCAAGGTCTACGAGCCGGTCGTGAAGTGCACCATCATTTCGCCGAGCGAGTTCATCGGCTCGATCATGGAGCTGTGCCAGTCTCGTCGCGGCGAGCTCGGCGGCATGGACTACCTCTCCGAGACCCGCGTCGAGCTGCGCTACACGATGCCGATGGCGGAGATCATCTTCGACTTCTTCGACTCGTTGAAGTCGCGCACGCGCGGTTACGCGAGCCTCGACTACGAGGAGTCGGGCGAGCAGGAGTCGCAGCTGGTGAAGGTGGACATCCTGTTGCAGGGCGAGGCGGTGGACGCGTTCAGCGCGATCGTGCACCGCGACGCCGCCCAGGCCTACGGCCACAAGATGACCACCAAATTGCGCGAGCTGATCCCGCGTCAGCAGTTCGAGGTGCCGATCCAGGCCGCGATCGGGTCGAAGATCATCGCCAGGGAGAACATCCGCGCCATCCGCAAGGACGTGCTGGCCAAGTGCTACGGCGGTGACATCAGCCGTAAGCGCAAGCTGCTGGAGAAGCAGAAGGAGGGCAAGAAGCGGATGAAAACGATCGGCCGGGTCGAAGTCCCGCAGGAGGCCTTTGTCGCCGCGCTGTCCTCCGACGCCGCTTCGGACAAGCCGAAGGACAAGAAGTAG
- a CDS encoding type II toxin-antitoxin system PemK/MazF family toxin gives MARSWNSLGKQIGLIAKQQGPKIVKQQGPRLVERLVGSLAQRRASGGVSVRPAASTPVPTAERARQIVYSPQLDGRADPGEIVWTWVPFEEDPSNGKDRPVLVVGRDRRTLLGLMLSSNPERAFDRDWIGIGSGAWDHDGRPSWVRLDRVLDVPEAGIRREGAILPRKTFDLVAHRLCAEYAWH, from the coding sequence ATGGCCCGAAGTTGGAACTCCCTCGGCAAGCAGATCGGTCTCATCGCGAAACAACAGGGTCCCAAGATCGTCAAGCAGCAGGGTCCCCGGCTGGTCGAGCGGCTGGTGGGGTCGCTGGCCCAGCGGCGCGCGAGCGGCGGCGTCTCGGTGCGGCCCGCCGCGTCCACCCCCGTCCCGACCGCCGAGCGGGCCCGGCAGATCGTCTACTCGCCGCAATTGGACGGCCGCGCCGATCCCGGGGAGATCGTGTGGACGTGGGTGCCGTTCGAGGAGGACCCGAGCAACGGCAAGGACCGGCCCGTGCTGGTGGTCGGCCGCGACCGTCGCACGCTGCTGGGCCTGATGCTGTCGTCGAATCCGGAACGCGCGTTCGACCGCGACTGGATCGGCATCGGCAGTGGCGCGTGGGACCACGACGGCCGCCCCAGCTGGGTGCGACTCGACCGGGTGCTCGACGTGCCCGAGGCCGGCATCCGCCGCGAGGGCGCGATTCTGCCGCGCAAGACCTTCGACCTGGTCGCCCACCGGCTCTGCGCCGAATACGCCTGGCACTGA
- a CDS encoding aquaporin codes for MSPTAQEVVEEAVENKPIPESKKWGAEALGTFVLVIGGVGTAVLAGEKVGPLGVALAFGLTLLFLVYSIGPISGCHVNPAVTVGHLLLGRLGGVSAAGYVIAQLIGGLLAGLVLFALAKNLPSYDRSVDGLGANGWGKHSPAAIRGPLGEVVVQNGYGLAAMIIVEVMLTALLVFVVLSSTDQISDVPLAGLSIGVTLAVIHLVSIPVDNTSVNPARSLAVAPYQDGAMGQVWAFIVFPLIGGALGALLYGLLFGRSREMIS; via the coding sequence ATGTCTCCAACGGCCCAGGAAGTAGTCGAAGAGGCTGTCGAGAACAAACCGATTCCCGAGAGCAAGAAATGGGGCGCCGAAGCGCTCGGCACGTTCGTTCTGGTGATCGGCGGCGTGGGCACCGCGGTGCTGGCGGGGGAGAAGGTCGGTCCGCTGGGCGTCGCACTGGCCTTCGGCCTGACGCTGCTGTTCCTCGTCTACTCGATCGGTCCGATATCGGGCTGCCACGTCAACCCGGCGGTGACCGTGGGCCATCTGCTGCTCGGCCGCCTCGGCGGCGTGTCCGCGGCGGGGTACGTCATCGCGCAACTGATCGGCGGACTCCTCGCGGGTCTCGTCCTGTTCGCGCTGGCCAAGAACCTGCCGTCGTACGACCGGTCGGTGGACGGACTCGGCGCGAACGGGTGGGGCAAGCACAGCCCGGCCGCGATCCGGGGGCCGCTCGGCGAGGTGGTCGTGCAGAACGGCTACGGGTTGGCCGCCATGATCATCGTCGAGGTGATGCTGACGGCGCTGCTGGTGTTCGTGGTGCTGTCCTCGACCGATCAGATCTCCGACGTGCCGCTGGCCGGACTGTCCATCGGCGTCACATTGGCCGTGATCCACCTGGTCTCGATCCCGGTGGACAACACCTCGGTCAACCCGGCCCGCAGTCTCGCGGTGGCGCCCTACCAGGACGGGGCGATGGGGCAGGTCTGGGCGTTCATCGTGTTCCCGCTGATCGGCGGCGCACTCGGCGCGCTGCTCTACGGCCTGCTGTTCGGCCGCTCCCGCGAAATGATCTCCTGA
- the rpsT gene encoding 30S ribosomal protein S20 produces the protein MANIKSQMKRIRTNEEARKRNQSVKSALRTAIRSFREAAAAGDKDAAAQRLQFASRKLDKAASKGVIHANQAANKKSALSLAFNKL, from the coding sequence GTGGCCAACATCAAGTCCCAGATGAAGCGGATTCGCACCAACGAGGAAGCGCGCAAGCGCAACCAGTCGGTCAAGTCCGCGCTGCGCACCGCCATCCGCAGCTTCCGTGAGGCCGCGGCCGCGGGCGACAAGGACGCCGCCGCGCAGCGCCTGCAGTTCGCCAGCCGGAAGCTGGACAAGGCCGCCTCGAAGGGCGTCATCCACGCCAACCAGGCTGCCAACAAGAAGTCGGCGCTGTCGCTGGCCTTCAACAAGCTCTGA
- a CDS encoding helix-turn-helix transcriptional regulator, translating into MAAFLRARRERLTPDDLGLPQRRQARRTPGLRREEVAELAGVSTDYIVRLEQGRGLRPSVEVLNALARALRLNDDERAYLFDLARQRQPDNGKPSTVPAPALAMLVCDLSPLPAMLVNHRYDILAWNREMAALITDFGALPQRQRNSMWLCLLDPGMRDFYVERERIIREGIADLRAAWAAHPDDRALADLIAEFSAHSAEFEQAWARHDVRVQGRGNKPLRHPLVGPLVVSYEVLMPVQDPDQRIIIYRAADADSQAALDRLVAALDAP; encoded by the coding sequence ATGGCCGCCTTCCTGCGTGCCCGTCGGGAGCGGTTGACGCCGGACGATCTCGGCTTGCCCCAGCGCAGGCAGGCGCGCCGGACGCCTGGGCTGCGGCGGGAAGAGGTCGCCGAACTGGCGGGAGTGAGCACCGACTACATCGTGCGGCTCGAGCAGGGGCGGGGCCTTCGGCCGTCGGTGGAGGTGCTGAACGCGCTGGCGCGGGCGCTGCGCCTGAACGACGACGAGCGCGCCTACCTGTTCGATCTGGCACGACAGCGGCAGCCGGACAACGGCAAGCCGAGCACGGTGCCCGCCCCCGCGCTGGCGATGCTGGTGTGCGATCTGTCGCCGCTGCCCGCGATGCTGGTCAACCACCGCTACGACATCCTGGCCTGGAATCGGGAGATGGCGGCGTTGATCACCGACTTCGGCGCTCTGCCGCAGCGGCAGCGCAACTCGATGTGGTTGTGCCTGCTGGACCCGGGTATGCGGGATTTCTATGTCGAGCGGGAACGCATCATCCGTGAGGGCATCGCCGATCTGCGCGCGGCGTGGGCCGCGCACCCGGACGACCGGGCGCTGGCCGACCTGATCGCGGAGTTCAGCGCGCACAGCGCCGAGTTCGAGCAGGCCTGGGCCCGCCACGACGTTCGGGTACAGGGGCGGGGGAACAAGCCGTTGCGGCATCCGCTGGTGGGTCCACTGGTTGTCAGCTACGAGGTACTGATGCCCGTGCAGGATCCCGACCAGCGGATCATCATCTACCGCGCCGCGGACGCGGATTCCCAGGCGGCGCTCGACCGGCTCGTTGCCGCTCTGGACGCGCCGTGA
- a CDS encoding aldo/keto reductase — protein sequence MSGARTLDTYRLLGRSGLRVSPLSLGTMTFGADWGWGADRDEARKIFDAYVERGGNFIDTASQYTNGTSEQLLGEFTADNRESLVLATKYTMLRRPGDPNSGGNHRKSMIGSVEASLRRLGTDYIDLLYLHAWDFLTPVEEILRGMDDLVRSGKVLYVGISDAPAWQVARMQTIADLRGWSPLIALQIEYSLIERTVERDLIPMARELGLGVIPWSPLASGVLTGKYSRADLDHQVNGSPEGSRKNVAAANGSLTERGLAIADIVQQVAAEIGKMPSQVALAWTLRDPAVTSPIIGARTAAQLEDNLGALEVEFDPAQLARLEQASAVDLGFPHEFLTRPMVRNVTFGDLKIEGRVR from the coding sequence ATGTCCGGAGCCCGCACCCTCGACACCTACCGGCTGCTCGGCCGCTCGGGCCTCCGGGTGTCCCCACTGTCCCTGGGAACCATGACCTTCGGCGCCGATTGGGGCTGGGGCGCGGACCGGGACGAGGCCCGCAAGATCTTCGACGCCTATGTCGAGCGAGGTGGCAACTTCATCGATACGGCCAGCCAGTACACCAATGGCACTTCCGAGCAACTGCTCGGCGAATTCACCGCGGACAACCGCGAAAGTTTGGTGCTGGCCACGAAATACACCATGCTGCGCCGCCCGGGTGACCCGAATTCCGGTGGCAACCATCGTAAGAGCATGATCGGCTCGGTCGAGGCCAGCCTGCGCAGGCTCGGCACCGACTACATCGACCTGCTCTACCTGCACGCTTGGGATTTCCTGACCCCGGTCGAGGAGATCTTGCGCGGTATGGACGATTTGGTGCGGTCCGGGAAGGTGCTCTACGTCGGCATCTCCGACGCGCCGGCCTGGCAGGTCGCGCGGATGCAGACCATCGCGGACCTGCGCGGCTGGTCCCCGCTCATCGCACTGCAGATCGAGTACAGCCTGATCGAACGGACCGTCGAGCGCGACCTCATTCCGATGGCACGCGAACTGGGCCTCGGCGTGATCCCGTGGTCACCGTTGGCCAGCGGCGTGCTCACCGGCAAGTACAGCCGCGCCGATCTGGACCACCAGGTCAATGGTTCGCCCGAGGGCAGCCGCAAGAACGTGGCCGCCGCCAACGGCTCGCTCACCGAACGCGGTCTCGCCATCGCCGACATCGTTCAGCAGGTCGCGGCCGAAATCGGCAAGATGCCCTCGCAGGTCGCGCTGGCCTGGACGCTGCGCGATCCGGCGGTCACCTCGCCGATCATCGGCGCGCGCACCGCGGCGCAGCTGGAGGACAATCTCGGCGCGCTCGAGGTGGAGTTCGACCCGGCCCAGCTCGCTCGGCTCGAACAGGCCAGCGCCGTGGACCTCGGCTTCCCGCACGAGTTCCTCACCCGCCCGATGGTCCGGAATGTCACCTTCGGCGACCTGAAGATCGAAGGACGCGTTCGATGA
- a CDS encoding maleylpyruvate isomerase family mycothiol-dependent enzyme, producing MNLDQITMWTRAERLGLADFLDDLDEHEWGADSLCPGWTVHDVAAHLTLSNRVTLGATLVGIIRARGNWNRMTERMARDRASRYSPAELIAQLREGAAWTRRAPGAGPLDPLVDTMIHGQDIARPLGRRRAVPTEQAVVALEHLLRSPFYGSEKRLRGVRLLAIDADWSAGTGTEEVSGPLSDLLLVATGRVAGLAGLTGKGVERLAGAF from the coding sequence ATGAACCTGGACCAGATCACGATGTGGACGCGCGCCGAACGGCTCGGTCTCGCAGACTTCCTCGATGACCTGGACGAGCACGAGTGGGGCGCCGACTCCCTGTGTCCCGGCTGGACCGTGCACGACGTCGCGGCTCACCTCACTCTGTCCAACCGGGTCACTCTCGGTGCGACGCTCGTGGGCATCATCCGGGCGCGAGGCAACTGGAACCGGATGACGGAGCGGATGGCGCGCGATCGCGCGAGCCGCTATTCCCCCGCGGAGCTGATCGCGCAACTGCGAGAAGGCGCCGCGTGGACTCGGCGGGCGCCTGGGGCGGGGCCACTGGATCCATTGGTGGACACCATGATTCACGGACAAGACATCGCCCGTCCGCTCGGTCGGCGGCGCGCCGTGCCCACCGAGCAGGCCGTCGTCGCACTGGAGCACCTCCTGCGCAGCCCCTTCTACGGCAGCGAGAAGCGCCTGCGCGGTGTGCGCCTGCTGGCCATCGATGCGGATTGGTCGGCAGGCACCGGAACGGAGGAGGTCAGCGGACCGCTGAGCGATCTGCTGCTCGTGGCAACCGGTCGCGTGGCCGGGCTCGCCGGGTTGACGGGGAAAGGTGTGGAACGCCTCGCCGGTGCGTTTTGA
- the holA gene encoding DNA polymerase III subunit delta gives MSERPAPVHLMLGEEELLIERAVGALTAQIRALAPDPDAVPVDRLRAGDASTAELAELLSPSLFAEDRVIVLEAAAEAGKDAVAVITEAVQSPPEGVVLVVLHSGGGRAKTLVPALQKAGAVTHDCAKLTKAAERVEFVRGEFRNAGVRVSGEVVQVMLEAVGSDLRELAAACGQLAADTGGKIDVAAVRRYYSGKAEVSGFDVAELAVAGDRPGAMEALRWANDRGVPHVLLADALADSVHTIARVGSAGRGDPFKLAQQLGMPPWKVKKAQAQARNWTQATIGSALQVVATLNADVKGGAADAGYALEHALTQILDLHGAG, from the coding sequence GTGAGCGAGCGACCAGCGCCGGTGCATTTGATGCTCGGGGAAGAAGAGCTGCTGATCGAGCGCGCGGTGGGCGCGCTGACCGCGCAGATACGGGCGCTGGCCCCGGATCCCGACGCGGTGCCGGTCGATCGATTGCGAGCGGGTGACGCGAGTACCGCGGAGCTGGCGGAACTGCTGAGCCCGTCGCTGTTCGCCGAGGACCGGGTGATCGTCCTCGAGGCGGCGGCCGAGGCGGGTAAGGACGCGGTCGCGGTGATCACCGAGGCGGTACAGAGCCCGCCGGAGGGCGTCGTGCTGGTCGTTCTGCACTCCGGCGGCGGACGGGCCAAAACGCTCGTGCCCGCCTTGCAGAAGGCAGGCGCCGTCACCCACGACTGCGCCAAGCTGACCAAAGCCGCCGAGCGAGTCGAGTTCGTGCGCGGCGAGTTTCGCAACGCCGGGGTGCGGGTGTCCGGCGAGGTCGTCCAGGTGATGCTGGAGGCGGTGGGCTCGGATCTGCGTGAGCTGGCGGCGGCGTGCGGGCAGCTGGCCGCGGACACCGGCGGGAAGATCGACGTTGCGGCCGTGCGTCGCTACTACTCCGGCAAGGCCGAGGTCTCCGGATTCGACGTCGCCGAACTCGCGGTGGCGGGAGATCGCCCCGGTGCGATGGAGGCGCTGCGCTGGGCGAACGACCGCGGCGTGCCGCACGTCCTGCTGGCCGACGCGCTCGCCGACTCGGTGCACACCATCGCCCGCGTCGGCTCGGCCGGGCGCGGTGACCCGTTCAAGCTGGCGCAACAGCTCGGCATGCCGCCGTGGAAGGTGAAGAAGGCACAAGCGCAGGCTCGGAATTGGACCCAGGCGACCATCGGATCGGCCCTTCAGGTGGTCGCGACCCTCAACGCCGACGTGAAGGGCGGCGCCGCCGACGCGGGCTACGCTCTGGAACACGCTCTCACCCAGATACTGGACCTGCACGGCGCGGGCTGA
- a CDS encoding ComEC/Rec2 family competence protein has product MNPGGLLEVVRRTLGSPAGSSETGTTARADGGRKEGGATEEPGAAHVLDARLLPAALCCWGATIVALTAGWRAGTVLAATLTMTAIGLWVLLLWAIAHRGERWRSVAVVALAAVILGAAFAAAAAWREHRGATHPLRAAAGQSLRVVVTPTDDPKPLRVRVPGANRQWVLRADLRECRRGGVTVRAGGAVVILASGPEWADLSPGGPVEFRARVDQPRRPDLTVVTLHALGAPVAAGPLPWWQRVANSVRADFAVSAARALPPDSAGLLPALVVGDTSALPEQVREDFEIAGLQHLTVVSGANCTIVLSVVLFVVRLLTLGPRAAAAVAAATLLMFVVVARPDPSVLRAGAMGAITLLAVLTGRRKQALPALCAAIIALLALWPALAVNAGFALSVVATGGLILLAPSWADWLRARGWWRMPAEIVAVSAGAFVVTTPILIALTGRLSLVAVLANVLVAPVVAPITVIGAGGAVLASLWSPLAELILRCAAPPLWWLLWVAGYAAALPGATVTVPGGLAGGLIASVVVAVAIAALRARAVRRVAAALVLGVAVILVPVRLWHPGWPPSGWVLAACDVGQGDGLAVPAGPGAAVVIDVGPDPRPIRTCLDRLRIKRIPLLILTHPHADHIGGLTGALHGRAVDAIAVGIQELEALPPPGRPEPAGLTPEAGLRCGHGPIVTPAANNTGAARMPKACGATEGGSGRAARPSGDARDPVSGLEQVAAVAADAGVPLLGLSAGHVLSFGRIEFEVLAPARNGPRPVRGAETEDANDRSVVVTARTPGGRILLTGDIEAQAQRALMHAGIPLRADILKLPHHGSRTTTRAFLDAVRPRLVLVTVGAGNTFGHPHPGVLADLADLGATVARTDRQGDIVVSGSAEHLRVTSSR; this is encoded by the coding sequence ATGAATCCCGGCGGCTTGCTCGAAGTGGTTCGCCGGACGCTGGGATCGCCTGCGGGATCGTCGGAGACCGGCACGACCGCTCGGGCCGATGGAGGTCGCAAGGAGGGCGGTGCGACGGAAGAGCCCGGCGCCGCCCACGTGCTGGACGCTCGCTTGCTACCCGCCGCGTTGTGCTGCTGGGGCGCCACCATCGTCGCGCTCACGGCGGGGTGGCGGGCCGGGACGGTACTGGCGGCCACGTTGACGATGACGGCTATCGGATTGTGGGTACTGCTGCTGTGGGCCATCGCGCACCGCGGCGAACGGTGGCGATCGGTAGCGGTGGTGGCGCTCGCGGCCGTGATCCTCGGTGCCGCGTTCGCCGCCGCGGCGGCCTGGCGGGAACATCGAGGGGCGACGCATCCGCTGCGGGCGGCGGCGGGGCAATCGCTGCGCGTGGTGGTCACGCCGACGGACGACCCGAAACCGCTGCGCGTCAGGGTGCCCGGCGCGAATCGGCAGTGGGTGCTCCGGGCGGATCTGCGCGAGTGCCGGCGCGGCGGCGTGACCGTCCGCGCGGGTGGCGCGGTGGTGATCCTGGCTTCCGGACCGGAGTGGGCCGATCTGTCGCCGGGCGGGCCGGTCGAGTTCCGGGCCCGGGTCGATCAGCCGCGCCGACCCGATCTCACCGTCGTGACGCTGCATGCGCTGGGCGCGCCCGTTGCCGCCGGGCCGCTGCCGTGGTGGCAGCGCGTCGCGAACTCGGTGCGCGCCGATTTCGCCGTATCGGCCGCGCGGGCGCTGCCGCCCGACTCCGCGGGCCTGTTGCCCGCGCTCGTCGTCGGTGACACCTCGGCGCTGCCCGAACAGGTGCGCGAGGACTTCGAGATCGCCGGGCTGCAGCACCTTACAGTGGTCAGCGGCGCGAATTGCACCATCGTGCTTTCCGTCGTGTTGTTCGTGGTGCGCCTGCTGACGCTCGGTCCGCGTGCCGCGGCGGCTGTCGCGGCGGCGACGCTGCTCATGTTCGTCGTCGTCGCGCGGCCGGACCCGAGCGTGCTGCGAGCCGGTGCGATGGGTGCGATCACCCTGCTCGCGGTGCTCACGGGTCGCCGTAAACAGGCGCTGCCCGCGCTGTGCGCGGCGATCATCGCGCTACTGGCTCTGTGGCCCGCGCTCGCCGTCAACGCGGGGTTCGCGCTGTCGGTCGTCGCGACGGGCGGCCTGATCCTGCTGGCGCCGAGCTGGGCCGACTGGTTGCGTGCCAGGGGATGGTGGCGGATGCCCGCCGAGATAGTCGCCGTGTCTGCAGGGGCGTTCGTGGTCACGACACCGATCCTGATCGCGCTCACCGGAAGGCTCAGCCTGGTCGCGGTACTGGCCAATGTTCTCGTGGCCCCGGTCGTCGCGCCGATCACCGTCATAGGAGCAGGTGGCGCGGTGCTGGCGAGTTTATGGTCGCCCCTCGCCGAGTTGATCCTGCGCTGCGCCGCGCCGCCGCTGTGGTGGTTGCTGTGGGTGGCCGGGTACGCGGCCGCGCTGCCCGGCGCGACCGTCACTGTGCCGGGTGGCCTGGCGGGAGGGCTGATCGCGAGTGTCGTCGTGGCGGTCGCGATCGCGGCATTGCGTGCCCGGGCAGTGCGGCGAGTCGCCGCCGCGCTGGTGCTCGGCGTCGCGGTGATCCTGGTCCCGGTGCGGCTCTGGCATCCGGGCTGGCCGCCGAGCGGCTGGGTCCTCGCGGCGTGCGATGTCGGCCAAGGCGACGGCCTGGCCGTGCCGGCCGGTCCCGGCGCCGCCGTCGTCATCGATGTCGGGCCGGACCCGCGCCCGATCCGGACCTGTCTGGACCGGTTGCGCATCAAACGCATCCCGCTGCTGATCCTCACCCATCCGCATGCGGATCACATCGGCGGGCTCACCGGCGCGCTACACGGTCGCGCGGTCGACGCGATAGCGGTCGGCATCCAGGAACTCGAGGCGCTTCCACCACCTGGTCGACCCGAACCTGCTGGGCTTACTCCCGAAGCCGGCCTCCGCTGCGGTCACGGCCCGATCGTCACACCGGCCGCGAACAATACCGGTGCTGCCAGAATGCCCAAGGCCTGCGGTGCGACCGAAGGCGGAAGCGGCCGGGCAGCGCGGCCATCCGGCGACGCGCGTGATCCTGTCTCGGGGCTCGAGCAGGTCGCGGCCGTCGCCGCAGACGCGGGCGTGCCGCTGCTGGGATTGTCGGCCGGACACGTGCTCAGTTTCGGGCGGATCGAATTCGAAGTGCTCGCGCCGGCCCGGAACGGTCCGCGGCCGGTCCGGGGAGCCGAAACGGAGGACGCCAACGACCGTTCGGTGGTCGTCACCGCCCGCACGCCCGGGGGCCGGATCCTGCTCACCGGGGACATCGAGGCGCAGGCCCAGCGGGCCCTGATGCATGCCGGGATTCCCCTCCGAGCGGACATTCTCAAACTGCCGCACCACGGCTCACGGACCACCACAAGAGCATTTCTCGACGCGGTGCGTCCCCGACTGGTACTGGTCACTGTCGGCGCAGGCAACACCTTCGGACACCCGCACCCCGGCGTTCTCGCCGACTTGGCCGATCTCGGGGCGACCGTGGCCAGGACGGATCGGCAAGGCGACATCGTGGTATCCGGCAGTGCTGAACACCTCCGCGTGACGAGTTCACGCTGA